Proteins co-encoded in one Lysobacter solisilvae genomic window:
- a CDS encoding phosphatase PAP2 family protein, with product MAQPHRPERAQRTRAATARAPAPAVAQTVAREARFGAAFLRRFGLRLLLLFAGLLLPLWALAELIEEVRQHDPFPFDDPILLFAHAMARDGFDRAFLLFSRLGYLWGVVPFDVLLVVVLGLRRRAREALFAGLALGGSALLNLATKQVFARDRPSLWDSIAPEHTFSFPSGHAMGSMTLAWVLLLLSWRTRWRWPVAVLVIAFTVMVGLSRVYLGVHFPSDILAGWTAASVWTVTCFFMVFRHNRHPWESKAIPRSA from the coding sequence ATGGCGCAGCCGCACAGGCCTGAGCGCGCGCAACGCACCAGGGCGGCGACCGCCCGCGCGCCTGCACCGGCCGTCGCACAGACGGTCGCGCGCGAGGCGCGCTTCGGCGCGGCCTTCCTGCGGCGCTTCGGGTTGCGCCTGCTGCTGCTGTTTGCCGGCCTGCTGCTGCCGCTGTGGGCGCTGGCCGAACTGATCGAAGAGGTGCGTCAACACGACCCCTTTCCCTTCGACGATCCGATCCTGCTGTTTGCCCATGCGATGGCGCGCGATGGCTTCGACCGCGCCTTCCTGCTGTTCTCCCGGCTGGGCTACCTGTGGGGCGTGGTGCCCTTCGACGTCCTGCTGGTGGTCGTGCTGGGCCTGCGGCGCCGCGCGCGCGAGGCGCTGTTCGCGGGGCTGGCACTGGGCGGTTCGGCCCTGCTCAACCTGGCCACGAAGCAGGTCTTCGCGCGCGACCGGCCCTCGCTGTGGGATTCGATCGCGCCCGAGCACACCTTCAGTTTTCCCAGCGGCCACGCCATGGGGTCGATGACCCTGGCCTGGGTCCTGCTGCTCCTGAGCTGGCGCACGCGCTGGCGGTGGCCGGTGGCGGTGCTGGTGATCGCGTTCACGGTGATGGTGGGACTGTCGCGCGTCTACCTGGGCGTACATTTCCCGTCCGACATCCTGGCCGGCTGGACCGCGGCCAGCGTGTGGACGGTGACCTGTTTTTTCATGGTCTTCCGCCATAACCGCCACCCGTGGGAAAGCAAGGCGATTCCCCGGTCGGCCTGA
- the ispG gene encoding flavodoxin-dependent (E)-4-hydroxy-3-methylbut-2-enyl-diphosphate synthase — MNSASSLLPPPCAGLAFGPQPRRATREVIVGGVHLGGGAPVVVQSMTNTDTADIAGTTRQVAELWRAGSELVRVTVNTPEAAAAVPRIVDKLAMMGLDVPIIGDFHYNGHQLLTGEPACARALAKYRINPGNVGFGKKKDTQFATLIELAIEHGKPVRIGANWGSLDQALATRLMDENHLLPQPLEAAEVLREALIRSALDSAARAVELGLPAERIVLSAKVSGVQELIAVYRELARRGDYALHLGLTEAGIGSKGIVASSAALAVLLQEGIGDTIRISLTPEPGQSRTTEVIVAQELLQTLGLRAFTPMVTACPGCGRTTSSFFQELAKAVQEHVRAKMPEWKVTHPGAENLTLAVMGCVVNGPGESRHANIGISLPGTGEAPSAPVFEDGEKTVTLRGENIAREFVELIDRYVERRYGAAAQA, encoded by the coding sequence ATGAATTCAGCCTCTTCGCTCCTTCCGCCGCCCTGTGCGGGCCTGGCCTTCGGCCCCCAACCCCGTCGCGCGACGCGTGAAGTGATCGTCGGTGGCGTGCACCTCGGCGGCGGCGCCCCGGTGGTCGTCCAGTCCATGACCAACACCGACACCGCCGACATCGCCGGCACCACCCGCCAGGTGGCGGAGCTTTGGCGGGCGGGGTCGGAACTGGTGCGGGTCACGGTGAACACGCCCGAGGCCGCGGCTGCCGTGCCGCGCATCGTCGACAAGCTGGCGATGATGGGGCTGGACGTGCCGATCATCGGCGACTTCCACTACAACGGGCACCAGCTCCTCACCGGCGAGCCGGCCTGCGCACGCGCGCTGGCCAAGTACCGGATCAACCCGGGCAACGTCGGTTTCGGCAAGAAGAAGGACACCCAGTTCGCCACGCTGATCGAGCTGGCGATCGAACACGGCAAGCCGGTGCGCATCGGCGCCAACTGGGGATCGCTCGACCAGGCGCTGGCCACGCGCCTGATGGACGAGAACCACCTGCTGCCGCAGCCGCTGGAGGCGGCCGAGGTGCTGCGCGAGGCCCTGATCCGTTCGGCGCTGGATTCGGCGGCGCGCGCGGTGGAACTGGGCCTGCCGGCCGAGCGCATCGTGCTCAGCGCCAAGGTCAGTGGCGTGCAGGAGCTGATCGCGGTCTATCGTGAACTGGCGCGTCGCGGCGACTACGCGCTGCACTTGGGCCTCACCGAGGCCGGCATCGGCAGCAAGGGCATCGTCGCCTCCAGTGCCGCGCTGGCGGTGCTGCTGCAGGAAGGCATCGGCGACACGATCCGCATTTCGCTGACGCCCGAGCCGGGCCAGTCGCGCACCACCGAAGTCATCGTCGCGCAGGAGCTGCTGCAGACGCTGGGCCTGCGCGCGTTCACCCCGATGGTCACCGCGTGCCCGGGCTGCGGGCGCACGACCAGTTCGTTCTTCCAGGAACTGGCCAAGGCCGTGCAGGAACACGTGCGGGCCAAGATGCCCGAATGGAAGGTCACCCACCCCGGCGCCGAGAACCTCACCCTGGCCGTGATGGGCTGTGTCGTTAACGGGCCCGGCGAATCGCGCCACGCCAATATCGGCATCTCGCTGCCCGGCACGGGTGAGGCGCCCTCCGCGCCGGTGTTCGAGGACGGCGAGAAGACGGTGACGCTGCGCGGGGAGAACATCGCCCGCGAGTTCGTCGAACTGATCGACCGCTACGTCGAACGGCGTTATGGCGCAGCCGCACAGGCCTGA
- the xseA gene encoding exodeoxyribonuclease VII large subunit, which translates to MTPDDSAHVLTPSQLNTLARDLLEDTFPAVWVEGELGNVSRPSSGHLYFVLKDERAQVRCAMFKPKSSWLKFVPREGLRVLARGRLTLYEARGEYQLVLDHMEEAGEGALRRAFEELKARLAAEGLFEAARKRPLPAFPRRLAVITSPTGAAVRDVLSVLARRFGLVDAEVLPVQVQGATAAAQIVAMLRRAAASGRYDVILLTRGGGSLEDLWCFNDERLVRAIAQSPVPVVSAVGHETDFSLSDFVADLRAPTPSVAAELLVPSRDDLQRRLRALHARLATLHAQRLRGAMQRADRAGLRLNAMRPQARLEALCRRQAEALRRLSAAWQRRLEQERARLRHGGAVLRASHPRHRLGRLRERLAAIGLRPQAAVARRVSHHALQLRGLARSLETVSPLATVARGYAIVQHEDGRVVRSVLDAAPGDRLRARLADGTLPLRVVDPDAEDPT; encoded by the coding sequence ATGACCCCCGACGACTCCGCCCACGTCCTCACGCCCAGCCAGCTCAACACGCTGGCCCGCGATCTGCTGGAAGACACCTTCCCGGCGGTCTGGGTCGAGGGCGAACTGGGCAATGTGTCGCGGCCCTCGTCGGGCCACCTCTACTTCGTCCTCAAGGACGAGCGTGCGCAGGTCCGCTGCGCGATGTTCAAGCCCAAGAGCTCCTGGCTGAAGTTCGTCCCCCGCGAGGGGCTGCGCGTGCTGGCGCGCGGGCGGCTCACGCTGTACGAGGCGCGCGGCGAATACCAGCTGGTGCTCGACCACATGGAGGAAGCCGGCGAAGGCGCGCTGCGGCGGGCCTTCGAGGAGCTCAAGGCGCGCCTGGCCGCCGAAGGCCTGTTCGAGGCGGCCCGCAAGCGTCCCCTGCCCGCCTTTCCGCGCCGCCTGGCCGTGATCACCTCGCCCACAGGCGCGGCGGTGCGTGACGTCCTCAGCGTGCTGGCACGGCGCTTCGGACTGGTCGACGCCGAGGTGCTGCCCGTGCAGGTGCAGGGCGCCACCGCCGCGGCGCAGATCGTGGCCATGCTGCGGCGCGCGGCCGCCAGCGGCCGTTACGACGTCATCCTGCTCACCCGCGGCGGCGGCTCGCTGGAGGACCTGTGGTGCTTCAACGACGAGCGCCTGGTGCGCGCGATCGCGCAATCGCCCGTCCCCGTGGTCTCCGCGGTCGGCCATGAAACGGATTTCAGCCTGTCGGACTTCGTCGCCGACCTGCGCGCGCCGACACCCTCGGTCGCCGCCGAACTGCTGGTGCCCTCTCGCGACGACCTGCAACGCCGCCTGCGCGCGCTGCACGCGCGCCTGGCGACCCTGCATGCGCAGCGCCTGCGCGGCGCCATGCAGCGCGCCGACCGGGCCGGACTGCGCCTGAATGCGATGCGGCCGCAGGCCCGCCTGGAAGCGCTGTGCCGGCGCCAGGCCGAAGCCCTGCGGCGTCTGTCGGCCGCCTGGCAACGGCGGCTGGAGCAGGAGCGTGCGCGCCTGCGCCACGGCGGCGCGGTGCTGCGCGCCAGCCATCCCCGCCACCGGCTGGGCCGGCTGCGTGAACGTCTCGCCGCGATCGGGCTGCGGCCGCAGGCAGCCGTTGCGCGGCGCGTCAGCCACCACGCCCTGCAACTGCGCGGCCTGGCGCGTTCGCTGGAGACGGTCAGCCCGCTGGCCACGGTCGCGCGCGGCTATGCGATCGTCCAGCACGAGGATGGCCGCGTCGTGCGCAGCGTGCTGGATGCCGCGCCCGGTGACCGGCTGCGCGCGCGCCTGGCCGATGGCACGCTGCCGCTGCGGGTGGTCGATCCCGACGCGGAAGACCCCACGTGA
- a CDS encoding aldehyde dehydrogenase family protein gives MLAKKYPYYLANQPVQANTDLEVRDKYTGRIATRVALADATAVRKAIVAAHKARAAMAAFPPDARRDVLEHCVRRFGERAEELAQALCIEAGKPIRDSRGEVTRLIDTFRIAAGEATRIGGELIELQVSPRARGYRGMVKRVPIGACSFITPFNFPLNLVAHKVAPAIAAGCPFVLKPADKTPVGALIIAEILAETDLPRGAFSVMVCSTDDAAQLVQDERIALLSFTGGMVGWDLRAQAGRKKVTLELGGNAACIVDADPGATLDHVVERLVFGAYYQSGQSCISVQRIYAHRDVYERLRRKLKAAVGKLRMGDPRDEKTFIGPMVNEESAQRVEQWIAQARKAGAKLRAGGERQGSMVPATLLEDVPHHCDLYRKEVFGPVAVLEAFDDFDDALARVNDSDFGMQAGVFIGTLAHALRAWDVLEVGGVIVGDVPSFRVDNMPYGGVKNSGVGREGVRMAIEDMTEPRLLVIRG, from the coding sequence ATGCTCGCCAAGAAGTACCCCTACTACCTGGCCAACCAGCCAGTGCAGGCCAATACCGACCTGGAAGTCCGCGACAAGTACACCGGCAGGATCGCCACGCGCGTCGCGCTCGCCGATGCCACCGCGGTGCGCAAGGCCATCGTGGCTGCGCACAAGGCCAGGGCGGCCATGGCCGCCTTCCCGCCCGATGCGCGCCGCGACGTGCTCGAGCACTGCGTGCGCCGATTCGGCGAGCGTGCGGAGGAGCTGGCCCAGGCGCTGTGCATCGAGGCCGGCAAACCCATCCGCGATTCCCGTGGCGAAGTCACCCGCCTGATCGACACCTTCCGCATCGCCGCCGGCGAGGCCACGCGCATCGGCGGTGAACTGATCGAGCTGCAGGTCTCGCCCCGCGCGCGCGGCTACCGGGGCATGGTCAAGCGCGTGCCGATCGGTGCGTGCAGCTTCATCACGCCGTTCAACTTCCCGCTCAACCTGGTGGCGCACAAGGTCGCCCCGGCGATCGCCGCCGGCTGCCCGTTCGTGCTCAAGCCCGCGGACAAGACGCCGGTGGGCGCGCTCATCATCGCGGAGATCCTGGCCGAGACCGACCTGCCGCGCGGCGCGTTCTCGGTGATGGTGTGCAGCACCGACGACGCCGCGCAGCTGGTGCAGGACGAGCGGATCGCCCTGCTCAGCTTCACCGGCGGCATGGTCGGCTGGGACCTCAGGGCGCAGGCCGGACGCAAGAAGGTGACCCTCGAGCTGGGTGGCAACGCGGCCTGCATCGTCGATGCCGATCCCGGTGCGACGCTGGACCACGTCGTCGAACGGCTGGTGTTCGGCGCCTACTACCAGAGCGGGCAGAGCTGCATCAGCGTGCAGCGCATCTACGCGCATCGCGACGTGTACGAACGGCTGCGCCGCAAGCTCAAGGCCGCCGTCGGCAAGCTGCGCATGGGCGATCCGCGTGACGAGAAGACCTTCATCGGCCCGATGGTCAACGAGGAATCAGCGCAGCGCGTGGAACAGTGGATCGCGCAGGCGCGCAAGGCCGGTGCGAAACTTCGTGCCGGTGGCGAGCGCCAGGGCAGCATGGTGCCAGCCACGCTGCTGGAAGACGTGCCCCACCACTGCGACCTCTACCGCAAGGAAGTCTTTGGTCCGGTCGCCGTGCTCGAGGCCTTCGACGATTTCGACGACGCTTTGGCGCGGGTCAACGACAGCGACTTCGGCATGCAGGCCGGTGTGTTCATCGGCACGCTCGCCCACGCACTGCGCGCCTGGGATGTGCTCGAGGTCGGCGGCGTGATCGTCGGCGACGTGCCCAGCTTCCGCGTCGACAACATGCCCTACGGCGGCGTGAAGAATTCCGGCGTGGGGCGCGAGGGCGTGCGCATGGCGATCGAGGACATGACCGAGCCCAGGCTGCTGGTCATCCGGGGCTGA
- a CDS encoding vWA domain-containing protein: MHRLVRPHRLALALALSLAACNTTQPELSSADDKASAEAGTADEARQAERAAQAAAISAADAAAAVDAAPAAASPRTDAYKQASQPRPRAEGLMARRSASSGNVAGHAVAPPPPAQVAQFAPPPMEAEAAAELDAISVTGSRIDEPALRYLQAAAPQSPANTEKYAHKDANPVHRTSEQPVSTFSIDVDTGSYSNVRRMLAQGVRPPADAIRTEEFLNYFDYGHPGPASPSTPFRVTTQLASAPWNSQRQLLMVGIKGYDVPKATLPPANLVFLLDTSGSMQDEDKLPLVKASLRQLVNQLRPQDRVSIVVYAGSAGLVLPPTSGEDKDAILGALDRLEAGGSTNGGDGIRLAYAMARQAFVEGGVNRVILATDGDFNVGTIDQNALETLVADQRKTGIALTTLGFGQGNYNDQLAERLADVGDGNHAYIDTEREARKVLVEEMGSTLMTIARDVKIQIEFNPAVVAEYRLIGYENRLLNREDFANDKVDAGDIGAGHEVTALYELTPVDSGAPRLSPLRYGGTAVASKDASTKAEVAHLRLRYKRPGEGSSRLIETPVLRSQLTATPGPSLRFASAVAAFADALRGGTNIGT; this comes from the coding sequence ATGCACCGCCTCGTCCGCCCGCACCGCCTCGCCCTCGCCCTAGCCCTGTCGCTGGCCGCCTGCAATACCACCCAGCCCGAGTTGTCCTCCGCCGACGACAAGGCCTCGGCCGAGGCCGGCACCGCCGACGAGGCGCGCCAGGCCGAGCGTGCGGCGCAAGCCGCCGCCATCAGCGCCGCCGACGCCGCCGCCGCGGTGGACGCGGCGCCCGCCGCCGCGTCTCCACGCACGGATGCCTACAAGCAGGCTTCCCAGCCGCGTCCGCGGGCCGAAGGGCTCATGGCACGACGCTCTGCATCCAGTGGAAACGTCGCCGGCCATGCCGTGGCACCGCCGCCGCCGGCACAGGTCGCGCAATTCGCGCCACCCCCGATGGAGGCCGAGGCCGCCGCGGAACTGGATGCAATCTCCGTCACCGGCTCGCGCATCGACGAACCGGCGCTGAGGTACCTGCAGGCCGCCGCGCCGCAGTCACCGGCCAATACCGAGAAGTACGCGCACAAGGATGCCAATCCCGTCCATCGCACCAGTGAGCAGCCGGTGTCGACCTTCTCCATCGACGTGGACACCGGCAGCTACAGCAATGTGCGCCGCATGCTCGCGCAGGGTGTCCGCCCGCCCGCGGACGCCATCCGCACCGAGGAGTTCCTCAACTACTTCGACTACGGCCACCCCGGCCCCGCATCGCCCAGCACGCCGTTCCGCGTGACCACGCAGCTGGCGTCCGCACCGTGGAACAGCCAGCGCCAGCTGCTGATGGTGGGCATCAAGGGATACGACGTGCCCAAGGCCACGCTGCCGCCGGCCAACCTGGTGTTCCTGCTCGACACCTCCGGCTCCATGCAGGACGAGGACAAGCTGCCGCTGGTCAAGGCCTCGCTGCGCCAGCTGGTGAACCAGCTGCGTCCGCAGGACCGCGTGTCGATCGTGGTCTATGCGGGATCCGCGGGCCTGGTGCTGCCGCCGACATCCGGCGAAGACAAGGACGCGATCCTGGGGGCGCTCGATCGCCTGGAAGCCGGCGGCAGCACCAACGGCGGCGACGGCATCCGTCTGGCGTACGCGATGGCGCGGCAGGCCTTCGTCGAGGGCGGCGTCAACCGCGTGATCCTGGCCACCGACGGTGATTTCAATGTCGGGACCATCGACCAGAACGCGCTGGAGACGCTGGTGGCCGACCAGCGCAAGACCGGCATCGCACTGACCACGCTGGGCTTCGGCCAGGGCAACTACAACGACCAGCTCGCCGAGCGGCTGGCCGATGTCGGCGACGGCAACCACGCCTACATCGATACCGAGCGCGAGGCCCGAAAGGTGCTGGTCGAGGAGATGGGTTCCACGCTCATGACCATCGCCCGCGACGTCAAGATCCAGATCGAGTTCAACCCGGCGGTGGTGGCCGAATACCGGCTGATCGGCTACGAGAACCGGCTGCTCAACCGCGAGGACTTCGCCAACGACAAGGTCGATGCCGGCGACATCGGCGCCGGGCATGAAGTGACCGCGCTGTACGAGCTCACGCCCGTCGACTCCGGCGCGCCCCGGCTGTCCCCGCTGCGTTATGGCGGCACGGCGGTGGCGTCGAAGGACGCGTCGACCAAAGCCGAAGTCGCGCACCTGCGCCTGCGTTACAAGCGCCCGGGCGAGGGCAGCAGCCGCCTGATCGAAACGCCGGTCCTGCGCTCGCAGCTCACCGCCACGCCGGGACCCTCCTTGCGCTTCGCCAGCGCGGTGGCGGCCTTCGCCGATGCGCTGCGCGGCGGCACGAACATCGGCACCTAG
- a CDS encoding EAL domain-containing protein, giving the protein MRRKTRGYISVNVSPRHFLSADFADRLLRLIDQAGADPHKLRIEITEGALLDDTARALRMLRTLRSNGVLAQLDDFGTGFSALSYLHRFPLECLKIDQSFVAGLVGDTRPESMAVVRAIQALAGSLGIHTIGEGIESEAQRVLLRELGCQMGQGFLFGRPMAQLMPLAPSRL; this is encoded by the coding sequence TTGCGAAGGAAAACTCGGGGCTACATCTCGGTCAATGTCTCGCCGCGCCATTTCCTCTCGGCCGATTTCGCCGACCGCCTGCTGCGGCTGATCGACCAGGCTGGCGCCGATCCACACAAGCTGCGCATCGAGATCACCGAAGGGGCGCTGCTCGACGACACCGCGCGCGCGCTGCGCATGCTGCGCACGCTGCGCAGCAACGGCGTGCTGGCCCAGCTGGACGACTTCGGCACCGGGTTCTCCGCGCTGAGCTACCTGCATCGCTTCCCGCTGGAATGCCTGAAGATCGACCAGAGCTTCGTCGCCGGCCTGGTCGGTGACACGCGCCCGGAAAGCATGGCCGTGGTCCGCGCCATCCAGGCCCTGGCCGGTTCGCTGGGCATCCACACGATCGGCGAGGGCATCGAGAGCGAAGCGCAGCGCGTGCTGTTGCGCGAGCTCGGCTGCCAGATGGGGCAGGGCTTCCTGTTCGGCCGCCCGATGGCGCAGCTGATGCCGCTGGCGCCGTCGCGGCTCTGA
- a CDS encoding RNA polymerase sigma factor, which yields MNPGADANDDLLMLAWAGGDVAAFEILYARHRGPLYRFLLRQLRNQALADEFFQDVWQRVIAARENWKPDAAFSTWLFRIAHNRLNDHWRAAKHRPAAPDDGDERAARVPDPSTPERELSQFEQRRRLQLALEELPEEQREVLLLRLEQELSLEEIGAITGVGRETVKSRLRYAMDKLRSRLNE from the coding sequence ATGAATCCGGGCGCGGACGCCAATGACGACCTGCTGATGCTTGCCTGGGCAGGCGGGGACGTGGCCGCGTTCGAGATCCTGTACGCGCGCCACCGCGGGCCGCTGTACCGGTTCCTGCTGCGGCAGCTGCGCAACCAGGCGCTGGCCGACGAATTCTTCCAGGATGTGTGGCAGCGTGTGATCGCCGCGCGCGAAAACTGGAAGCCCGATGCGGCTTTCTCGACCTGGCTGTTCAGGATCGCCCACAACCGCCTGAACGATCATTGGCGCGCGGCGAAGCATCGCCCTGCCGCGCCGGACGATGGCGACGAGCGCGCCGCGCGCGTGCCGGACCCGTCCACGCCCGAACGCGAGCTGTCGCAGTTCGAACAACGCCGGCGCCTGCAACTCGCGCTGGAGGAATTGCCTGAGGAGCAGCGCGAGGTCCTGCTGCTGCGCCTGGAACAGGAACTGAGCCTGGAGGAGATCGGCGCCATCACCGGCGTCGGCCGCGAAACCGTCAAGTCGCGCCTGCGCTACGCGATGGACAAGCTGCGATCGAGATTGAACGAGTGA
- a CDS encoding IMPACT family protein: MTDTLAAPVAHELEVKHSRFIVHAAPAPSPETALAWLAQVSDAAATHNCWAYRIGGQYRFSDDGEPAGTAGRPILAAIDGQGFDQVAAVVTRWYGGIKLGAGGLVRAYGGSVAECLRLAPRQPLIAWSELAVAYPFDATGAVHAALAQFGAEKRGEDFQPDGVVTRLRLPSDRVDALKTQLRDATRDRVRWPDG; this comes from the coding sequence ATGACCGACACGCTCGCGGCGCCCGTGGCGCACGAGCTGGAGGTGAAGCACAGCCGCTTCATCGTCCATGCCGCGCCGGCGCCCTCGCCGGAAACCGCACTGGCCTGGCTGGCGCAGGTAAGCGATGCCGCCGCCACGCACAACTGCTGGGCGTACCGCATCGGCGGGCAATACCGTTTCAGCGACGACGGCGAACCGGCCGGCACCGCGGGCCGGCCGATCCTGGCCGCGATCGACGGCCAGGGTTTCGACCAGGTCGCCGCCGTGGTCACGCGCTGGTACGGCGGCATCAAGCTCGGCGCCGGCGGCCTGGTGCGCGCCTACGGTGGTTCGGTCGCCGAATGCCTGCGCCTGGCGCCGCGGCAGCCGTTGATCGCGTGGAGCGAACTGGCCGTGGCCTATCCGTTCGACGCGACCGGTGCCGTGCATGCCGCGCTTGCGCAGTTTGGCGCGGAAAAGCGCGGCGAGGACTTCCAGCCGGACGGCGTGGTGACGCGCCTGCGCCTGCCGTCCGATCGCGTGGACGCCTTGAAAACCCAGCTGCGCGACGCCACCCGTGACCGGGTGCGCTGGCCCGACGGCTGA
- a CDS encoding acyl-CoA dehydrogenase family protein, translating into MPDAFATHTVDNQPPEFGPRDLWADDIALREALGREGGGVHASAVAAYGALAGGELLALGGEAHRDRPRLRTHDRFGVRIDRVEFHPHYHALMGAAIEHGVAGLSWGQAGAGAHVARAALSYLHNQAEPGTSCPLTMTHAAVPVLRREPGLEHWAAKAASRRYDARDLPMEDKQGVTIGMGMTEKQGGSDVRSNATTATSVGEDAYTLVGHKWFFSAPMSDAFLVLAQAPAGLTCFLLPRWRPDGTRNALRLMRLKDKLGDWSNASSEVEFEQAWAQRVGEEGRGVATIIEMVMLTRLDCMLGSSALMRMALAQAVHHARHRRSFGKPLVAHALMANVLADLAIESEAALALSMRVARAVDAAPGNPGEAAFARLATAVGKYWICKRAPAFVNEAQECLGGAGYVEESLLPRLYRQAPLNSIWEGSGNIQCLDVLRALSREPQALQAFLTELESAAGLQSAFDAHATALRQTLLAGDTAEAGARLLVERMALALQAAVLLRAGSPVAEAFCRSRLGGEHGLVLGTLPTTLDLPALVSRALPG; encoded by the coding sequence ATGCCCGACGCCTTCGCCACCCACACGGTCGACAACCAGCCGCCGGAGTTCGGCCCGCGCGACCTGTGGGCCGACGACATCGCGCTGCGGGAAGCGCTGGGCCGTGAGGGCGGCGGCGTCCACGCCAGCGCCGTCGCCGCGTACGGCGCCCTGGCCGGCGGTGAACTGCTCGCCCTCGGTGGCGAGGCCCACCGCGACCGCCCGCGTCTGCGCACCCACGACCGCTTTGGCGTCCGCATCGACCGGGTCGAATTCCATCCCCATTACCACGCACTCATGGGCGCGGCGATCGAACACGGTGTCGCCGGATTGTCCTGGGGTCAGGCGGGCGCCGGCGCACACGTCGCCCGCGCCGCGCTGAGCTACCTGCACAACCAGGCCGAGCCGGGCACCAGCTGTCCGCTGACGATGACGCACGCGGCCGTGCCGGTGCTGCGTCGTGAGCCCGGCCTGGAGCACTGGGCGGCCAAGGCCGCCAGCCGGCGCTACGACGCACGCGACCTGCCGATGGAGGACAAGCAGGGCGTCACCATCGGCATGGGCATGACCGAAAAGCAGGGCGGCAGCGACGTGCGCAGCAATGCCACCACCGCCACGAGCGTGGGCGAGGACGCCTACACGCTGGTCGGACACAAATGGTTCTTCTCGGCGCCGATGTCCGACGCCTTCCTGGTGCTCGCGCAGGCCCCGGCCGGGCTCACCTGTTTCCTGTTGCCGCGCTGGCGCCCGGACGGCACGCGCAACGCTTTGCGGCTGATGCGGCTGAAGGACAAGCTCGGCGACTGGTCCAACGCCTCGTCGGAAGTCGAATTCGAGCAGGCGTGGGCGCAGCGCGTGGGCGAGGAGGGCCGCGGCGTGGCGACCATCATCGAGATGGTCATGCTCACCCGGCTGGACTGCATGCTCGGGTCGTCGGCCCTGATGCGCATGGCGCTGGCGCAGGCCGTGCACCATGCGCGGCACCGCCGCAGCTTCGGCAAGCCGCTGGTGGCCCATGCGCTGATGGCCAACGTGCTGGCCGACCTGGCCATCGAATCCGAGGCCGCGCTCGCCTTGTCGATGCGCGTGGCCCGCGCCGTCGATGCCGCGCCGGGCAATCCCGGAGAAGCCGCGTTCGCCCGCCTCGCCACGGCGGTCGGCAAGTACTGGATCTGCAAGCGCGCGCCGGCCTTCGTCAACGAAGCACAGGAATGCCTGGGCGGCGCCGGTTACGTAGAGGAATCGCTGCTGCCACGCCTGTACCGGCAGGCCCCGCTCAACTCGATCTGGGAAGGCAGCGGCAACATCCAGTGCCTGGACGTGCTGCGGGCGCTGTCGCGCGAACCGCAGGCCCTGCAGGCGTTCCTCACCGAACTGGAGTCCGCCGCCGGGCTGCAAAGCGCCTTCGACGCGCACGCCACGGCCCTGCGCCAGACGCTGCTGGCCGGCGACACCGCCGAAGCCGGCGCCCGGCTGCTCGTCGAACGCATGGCCCTGGCCCTGCAGGCGGCCGTCCTGCTGCGCGCGGGCAGCCCGGTGGCCGAAGCGTTCTGCCGCAGCCGGCTGGGTGGCGAGCACGGGCTCGTACTGGGCACGCTGCCAACCACCCTGGATCTGCCCGCGCTGGTTTCACGCGCGCTACCGGGCTGA